The segment GGCAATAACTCAGTATGTAAGATTTCTATTtaagaaaatgctcataacaagcaatttctccttttgtcaTAATACTATCAATGTTAATTGATTCATGAAAAAAATACTATCTGCATTTATcgtctgcaaacccatcacaggtacaaatgagttaaaaaaaagTGACAAAAGGCACAACACTTagaccttttcttttagttctacacccatccataaacaaaatttatttggcgggggatatcaattcaaagaatttgcttgtttattttgtttttatattttgtccgGAGATTATTGAAAGTTTAATGAGGTGTCTATactaaataaataactaaataagtAGGTATATCTTTTGTATGCGGTACACAAGAACTTAAACGCATGCTTCCATATTTTGTAACGCTATTGCCCTTTGCAATTTTTGTTGGAAATTGTGTTCGGAGTATACCTCCAAAACTATGAGGTATCAACTTGAACCATACTAGGTAGGCTTATCTCGTGGTGATGAGTGACGGTTACCAGAGCATCTTGCCTCCAAATTTTCAGAGTTCTCGCCCTTTATTTTTTATACCTCAATTTTGTCAACAGCATATCTTTAAAATTATAAGAGATATATGCGTGGAACTTAATATGTAGAGGTATCTTAATTTAGGCAATTACAGTTCGTAAGAACCATAACTACTCCAGCATAATTTCACATTTATTTGCTTTTTGTCATGTTCATGCAAAAATGTTATCCCGGacctagtccaaatttttgacgctctcaaatattaagctacttttcttatgggtaatatttggtaatatttggatccaaagaatttagcccatataaaaagtatctctaaattctttgcgcgtcttataaataagactatcCCGGAcccatattcaccaaacaattcttagacttaagtctaagaataaagaatattctttaaattgatatattgaaGAATTGCTtgagtttttaatcaaacttggcattaaacaCCTCATTCGATATCATTTTTTATGTACATCATTTTGTGAATGCCACAATCACCaatggaggcctgtatatattcaaacactgaacataTTTTTCCAGCtgtaagtctattctttattcttaagtctaagaacgggttggtgaatacgggccctgaggACATTCATTTTCTATACAATCAGGTATGCATATGAAAAATCATAGGTAGGAACCTTTATTGTTGGGAAACCAGTTCCAATGTGTCGATGTCATCTGAGAATTAACGTTCAAGATCAGAAAGGTAATGAATATGTATTGAACAACAAAGCCGTTTAAGTGCGTTGACTATTATTTCATAAGGGTTACGTGCCCTCCGTTATTTTACTCTACGATTttttaaatgagtttttttatatatcaaaatgattaagatatatatatatatattctttaaatcGCGTGTTTTGCAGTATTATGATGTGTTACAGATTCTTCATCTTTAAATCTTTTATTACGAATTTTCACTAGCTGTAACGTTCTATAGTTGATTTTTGTTAACGATTCACTCGTAGTTTCTGTGCTAAATTGGTTTCAAAATGTAAGTTTTGATCTAAAATCGTGATTATTAAGTATCTGCAGTCCTTTGATTGTATGGGTATATTTCAAAGCGGTATCTTCTCGGGTTTTCGGTAGTTCGTAGCCTTCTCTATGGATCCTTTCAGCGACAGTAAACAACGGGTGGTTATCACCAGTAGTATTGCCACCACAACTACTCTGTAATTTATGAAAAACAGTTACTTGTATTCATAATAGATAAAATTAGCCGCTTTCTTGAAAAATCGAACTGAATGCAtacaatgtcgtcccagattagcctgtgcagtccgcataggctaatgagGGACTACACTCTCCGCTTTATTGAGATTTTCGTAACTTATAAACAAACCAGTCTATGCGGAAGGTATCTTCCCTGGTACTCAGTAAGCCTGTTTGGAATGCATTTGCTAATCTcagacgacacttaacacacatttaGGCCCGGATTAGAAAAACACCTATTCATCGGCAAATAAAGTATGCGTTGACTTTGACCTGAAGTCATTAAAGGGACAAAACAGTGTATATTGTCCGAAAACAATAATAAGCAACACGGATTATACAACGATGCGTTCATAATCTGGATTTATGCTAGCATTTAATATATTAGGTACCGTTTATTCAACAATTTTTTTTCGCTTACTCAACGACTATCACCATGGAAAAAAACATGCTTAGCCACATGTTACGGCGTGTTGCCCTTTAAACCAAATATtttactttatcatacaattccAAATTACGAatcattcaaatacaaaattAAGTTCCAAGCAACTTGCCAAAAGTAAAGAACTTTTCATTACATAATCAGAATATCGAGCCGAGTACCCTTATTCtattggtctttgtcggctcaggtactattttaaagtaccccgggtactattaagtatactacaatgtacacCGGGTACAGGAAAATACGCTTACAGGCAACCAACCAACCCCGGAgcatttttaattatatgttcCGCATCCCGTGCAGTTTGTAGTATACCGGCGTACTtcaagaagttgtatctaaaccGACAATAACAAATCGATCAGTACTTACAATATGGCAAACAAAATATTGATGACCATGCCAAGTCCACCATGGGCGGGACTTGGGGTTATGGGCGCCGTCGCAGCCGACGGAATCGCCGGCGGGGTCACGATGGTGGGTCTTGTTGTTGAAGGTGTTAGACTAGTACTGAGAGCGTGGGCGGGACTTGGGGTTATCGGCGCCGTCGCAGCTGACGGAATCGCCGGAGGGGTCGCCATGGTGGGTCTTGAAGTTGAAGGTGTTAGACTAGTACTGGGAGCATTGGTCGCTGTCGTTAACAATCTTGTGACGTTAAGTTCTCTCTGCGATATTGACTGGTTTTGAAGTCTTGAAGTTAAGGCAGATAACTTATTGGGAGTATTTGATGTCGCCTCGGGTGTATAGGCAATACTTCGATTATGAAAATCGCTTCCAAATCTTGTTGTAAACATATGAATAAAATGTGATGTTCGACGATTTGTTGCGAAGGGTTCATATCCATATGTCATAGGCGCGGGGGTTAGTGGTAGGAAAAACGCCACCAGTAGAAGGGATCGTGAAAACTTAATAAGAGAAgctgaaaaataaacatttgtactTACAATAATAGGTCTACTTTGGTTCAGTTTTTTATCTTGAACGATTGACGTCAGATGCTCTCATACCCGTATGAAAGATCCCAGAAATTCCCTGCGAACGAGTCCCACATGAATCAAACGCAGAATATTACCTTAAAACCATGGTCTACTTTACATTGTTTACATATATACGGAGTTATTGTTATATTACATGCTTTATAACGAACAATTTATATAAGGTAAACAATATAACTATTACGAACATCTACTTTTTACTTGGCGTTGTATTACCGGTATTTAAGCtttcgtaaataaaataaaataaaatcttaccCATGATTCAATCCgtgtgttgttttgtattgtttatttgaaataaacttaaATCCGCATTTCGCAAATATAAATATGATGATAATGTTCAAATCTAATCTCTTCAGTTTTATTAGAGATTGTGTCCCGTGATATTCGCGATTTACACATTAAAGATAATTCATGGTTCAGTTAGACAAGATAACAGTAGCAAGATAACGGTTAATTTGTATGTCATTTGGTCTAATGTTTCATATCAGGGTGTAAATACTGCACTACGCAACAGTGGCAACCAGTGGAATTTTGTACGAACTTGTGGCTTTCAAGCAAATTTAGAGCATTAAAAACATAAGATTTTTAATCAAAATTGAcgatttagtgcattttaaaacacataattctTTATCGAAAGTTCGAAAGCACGTATACAAAGTTGTAGCATTTGAATCACACAATTCTTAAGCGAATTTTTTACGGAACGTATGACGATATAGAGCATTTAAatcacacaacataatgacgcTAATAAAAAATACTTTGCAACACCAGCTGCTTTACCGAAAGGTCACGTATGAAagcatttgagccttgttctgagaaaactgggctttatgcatgtgcgtaaagtgtcattcaagattagcctgtgcagtccgcacaggctaatcagggacgacactttccgcctaaacttgattttcggtaagatggggcttccttgaaactaaaaataccaataaaacggagtgtcgtccctgataaggctgtgcggactgcacaggctaatctggggtgacactttacgcacatgcaatactcccagtattctcagaacaaggctcatttaaaaaatcaatttctTTATCGAAATGTTGTTCACGTTTGATAATTTGGAGCATTGCAAGTGTAAGATTCTTTATCGAAAGTGTGATAGTTCGTGTAAAAGCTAGAAGATTTTAAACCACTAACTTCTTCATCGAAATGTGATTTCACGTATAACAATACACTAACGAGTATTTAAAACACCAAAGTCTTAATGTAAACTTCGATGACAATCATGAACATTTAGTTACAAAATTTGAGAATGTAAAACATCGGATCCtttataaaaaatgaaacttATGAAAATGTTCAACATTCTTACACCAGATTCTGTGTCGACATTTTGATAGCAATTATAAATGTTTGGGGGTATTTCATACACAATATTCTTTATTGACATTTTAACAGGTGCggaaatgtacatatttaaaacaaacgagATTCTTCAAAAAAGGAAAGTTATAGAGTTTTTTGCTTTGggaaatatgttttgaaactcGATTGCTTGTTCTACGTACTATTAATAACTTCAGTGTCCTCCCATTCAACGACTTTTGCTTACTTTTCCTCAACGGATTTTTGCAAGCTCGTTACgattaactataaataaaaattcactaagtattattataataatccagAAATCGCGTCCAAATTTACAAATTCCAAGATCCAAGCGTTGAATGTCATTTTAAACTGATTGGAGTGGAACACAGTGTGTCGAGAGTGTCCACCACGCCGCTCCTATGTAGTCAACGCCCCGTCGAAATGTCAAGACCCGGGCAATTGACTTCTGTGTGTGGGTGTATTTCGAAGTGTATAAGGTCATTCCGCGCCTGATGATGCATTCTGCGATGGCTCGGAATTTGTCCCAGCAGTCCTATCTAATTTACCTTTTGACTTACGTAAGTTATGACGACGTTAAGAataatagctgcaatttccagcatttttttttactgataaatatttttaattgtgttgTCTTGTGTTGTGGGGGAAGCCGGATTACACCGAGGAAACCACACcagtccggtatggtgaccaccaaccaatctcacatgcttccgggaacggTGATTGAACGCGGGTCAAGCGAGTAAACAACCCGTGAGATAACCGGACAGCCGCAAATGACTTTGCAATGACATTAAAACCCAGGCAATACTatagaccagttcattgttattgttttgattcctgattttcgcgcatgcgcaatgcactggtagtcaaaagcatGGCTTACAGCTAACGaaaagcatatggataacgagacttgtttagtcaataaatcgaaaagaaactaaaaaaaaacaacacttaaataatatttaaaaaatataatttttagtgccaaaagaatgcattaacacatttatttgcattttaaaagaacgcgtcacTAGCATCAAActaattaagattgtctgaagactgaacgacagacaattcgacacaacaaagagctctatgcattagccgtataattatttgcagaaaagcataaataaaaataatgatacatctaattataaaattataattatcaattgcatgcgttAATTAGAGTAATAAACACATTTGTGATagctagaatgtgtcagtgtttcattgaaaataatcatacggaatgacgtatttataattaaccgatgcccgctaaatacgttaaatattttttatttacatttataattcataaatactttattttttataaataaaacgggcttgtatctttaccgttttcaatttccgataatctatttacttcaaatttgtacaatatgtaacatatctaatttaagcaactgttaagtatgtcggcggtaattttattcaaccaaatgccttgttgcttaatactaccagaatgaagacatggtggcatcatctattgcgtttaatgaccagactgtcatctgccacctagtgtgatttatgacaccatgttgttagttataataggtctggacaatatatgatcaaaacgagataatcggattaggcagaacaaaggggcaattaaacagcggaatacaaaggcttaaacgattttgagattgatgcaaacaatcaaatgaaaactattgcatttaatttaattaaatgtttatttaatgtgtcaacgtgttagttttcccggaccagggtaaaggtccctgcccagacaaataccattatggttaatttgtaaatgttttttatttggaattgatctatttattcattgtgttcaatcttatttgtttcagtaacgaagaacaacttgttggcatgttgaaaaataaaatctaaatataatcgtttaaatttgaccgatcacgctctatttctccccacaggcagcagtatcataaaaaaaaattgcccccccccccggaccataccccccccccccggaccataccccccccccccgagcttaccccaggggttccagattgttaaatgtacacctattgtgtatggtttaactttccaacaacgaatattgacaaaaaataacagtttacaaAAATACAcctcttataggtattatatatacacaaggtatgaaacgcactatatgcctattgctgaaagattgtggaacacaggacgtgacctttttcatcgaaaacacacatgttcccatgcagttgccgacaaaatgcaactggattcgtttaagacagtaaaagcaacgagattacacttctaaccgatctcctgctcggctaataactttaatattcaattaaattcgactttctcgctacatgactgtgttttgctgtcataatttgtcgatcgaatgcttgattctaaaacgccatatcattggccaacacattgagaacaaccaaccagatgacgcgttataaaattaaaatggtgtacatgtgtagatgaaacaccgagtgacatatagcgagaaagtcaaatttaattgaatattaaagttattagccgagcaggagatcggttagttgtgtaatcacgttgattttactgtcttttaacgaatccagttgcattttgtcggcaattgcatgggaacatgtgtgttttcgatgaaaaaggtcacgtccagtgttccacaatctttcagcaataggcatatagtacgtttcataccttgtgtatatataatacatatacgaggggtatttttttaaactgttattttttgtcaatattcactgttggaaagttaaaccatacacaataggtgtacatttaacaatctggaacccctggggtaagctcggggggggggggtatggtccgtgggaagggggggggggggctttttttatgatactgctgcctgtgtttctccccattgattatatctttcttttgactaccaatatagcccggatgtaaacacgcaggtgcgcgtgacgtcacgcgtgaactggtctattcagggtgcagaatcaacggagTTTCCCGgattttacacacgggctggaccgTAAACGaatgcaaatatctcaagttattgaaatgcatttgcaaaaattGTCAGTGCATAAAacacagtttttcttgcagtctGTGCCGTTACTTAaggaataaatcattgaatacgtctcaaatcgttgacaaaatttcacgttgggTGAGCATACAATGATTGCAGTAGACAccgaattttttaacaagaacacaggcttctTAAAGTAATTCCGAtgcatttcacattgccataaggtGCATACAAatttgtcttttatgcactagatCTAGTTGAAGTTCTTaagataaataattttaaaaattatttcaaataaagcaCAGCTTACCGTTGTGTATacatccatttaagttaaaagggggaaccccccaaaagtcacgtgatcctagGCCCTTGTATTGGCAGGGACATTACAACCGGACATTGTCTGTGCATGGAAAATGAAAAACGGGCATTGTCTGTTCACCGAATTTGCTACCTTGCGAATGTGTGATGAATCAAGGCAAAAAGAATATACAAGTTATAAGCACTAAAGAACCGTAAAGAACTCAAAAAGATATACAAATTTATTGGCAAACAAAAACCTCAAAAGCCAAAAGTGCGCAATACTCAATGGgcgacattattattattattacatgtataacagATAAGAAAAATATCGCAGTAGTTTGGTGACCGACTTGAACTGTTGGACCGGAGTCACAATGTTTGGCCGGTGGTTACTTGCCAAACATAAAGGAACGCATGAGGTTTTCTAGTGCGGGTAAGTTTTACATAGTTTATGTTTTTATAGCGGAAACCAAAAGATCGGCCGCTCAATCGCCGTAAGCAGTTATAACaacttattattatattgttaaagGCAATAATAACACAATACCACAACGAACAtacattaatacaatttttatttgtaaatagacTTTCTGATGTAGAAACAATCATTGTAAAATAAAGATAACTTAGAGTACTTATCAATCCATAAAGAATCCAACAGTAAGAAAATAATTCAACAGGTTACATATcacatattataattattaatattaatattatattaatgctGAAGCAAGTAATTTTTCTCTACTCACgccaattatttttattatctttAGAACACATGTATTTACTTAATTTTTCTTTTACCTTCAATCTAAATGTCGTTTTTAAGTTCAAGCGTGTTTTATTATTGGTTATAcacaacacatttaaaaatctTTTACAATTATgataaacttaattttaaataaaaaattaatgatTTCAGACAAAATATAACTCAACAATGAAATATGAATGTAAATCGGATGAAGATAAACGTTCTTATATATTGTGGGCAACCCTGATAATTCAGCGTATCACACACGGAAATGCAGAGCTGTATCATATCGCTGTTTAAATGGACATTAGAAACAGAAAATCTAAGATCCCCAAAAAATCGAAAATGCAAATTCGTTAATGTTCAATTATTCAACTGAAATTAAGAATGTTAGTCCTTTTATGTTTGAGAACAACAGTCAGTTTGTAAAcacttgaaagaaaaaaaaacgatatcttttttcaaacaaattcaccAATACATTTAAAGCAAACATGAAAACTGACAAAATTCTTATTTGCAGTACTGTGGAACAACTCCAGTTTTTTCCAAACATTCATATCAGGTTTTAGCACTTGTTACAACTCCAGTGGATTCAGACCAAACTCCATTAGAAGATGCTTGTTGTTGACCTGTACCAACGTTGCCTCGTCTTTCCATTTATCTTTGGCAATGTCAATCTTTGAAATGAGGCTGTCCAGAGTTTCCTAGGTAACAGAAAATAAGAACAGTATCAAGGATAAGAACAATATCAAGGAAGTtgtgttataattaaataaggttaattttgatatatttgcataatatatttgTTGAAAGAGCACAATATTAAAAGCCAATTATATTTGTTGAAAGAGCACAAATTAAAAGCCAATGGCTTAAAAGAAGACAATGGTAAGCAAGGCTAAAAAATGTAAGGtgcaaattgtgtatatcatgtaCAAATACACAACATCTTAGTCCtatgaaatgatatttaaaagaATAACACCTTTTTACAATTGGAAATTATTGTTCAACAAATTTTAAAGAGATAACATTTATACAACACAAGTAAAGTAATGAATAGGTTTTACATGTGCACTGGTTAATATTAACTTAGGACACAAAAATAACATGCCTATAGTGACCAAGTAAATGTTTGATAAACTTTGTGGTCAATACCGCTTCACTTTTGTGTTGTTATGGGCAGCAAAAAAGCTGCATTAATATCCCATATTaatattcttttatttttctgtttttaaaaatacCACAACAACTATTTGAGTCTCGTTCTGGACaaacagggtttaatgcttgGACGTAATGTCATACCAGAGTAACAAGATTAGTCAcacaaaaaacaagagatgtgtttgttagaaacacaatgccccctattgcgccgctttgaagccatatatttgatctttgactttgaaggatgaccttgaccttgaccgttcaccactcaaaatgtgcagctccatgagatacacatgtatgccaaatatcaagttgctatcttcaataatgcaaaagttattgcaaaaatttaaccaaggttaaagttttgggacacacacaatgaatgaatgaatgaacgaatgaatgaatgacagacagacagacaggccaaaaacaatatgcccccgatctttcgatcctggggcataaaaaaagtgtcgtctctgataagtctgtgcaaactgcacaggctaatctgggtcaaccCTTACTGCACATTCTTTAACCGCTTTTTCCCAAGGCAAGGCTCATATAGAAAGAGCCtttgttcatatatatattatataagaagGTACTCCGAAGAAGATATGGCCAGTTCACTTACATCCAGTATGCGTTCATAGTCCTTCTCCATGCTGTCTATCTTGATGTTGAGGGTGTCAATCTCTTGGTCTTTCTCCTTTGTGATTCGCTCCTTCTCTTCTGTCACTCGCTTTAGATCCGCCTCTGTGGTGGCTACAAACCACACAATCACAATGATAAGTCTGCCTGCATCATTGCTTTAAAGTCAGAGCAGTCAAaataagactattgccaagcaatatatgtcccctactagctccaccattgtaagaaattccaccattgtcagattttttttcatttgaagccatagcaaccagaatttttgatgtaggaacaaaatgaaatgacgtgcataatgcccatattgccatctatccatgtttcaagtttcatgaaaaatatgaagaacttttaaagttatcgcaggatccagaaaaccatcattttcagcagtatttctagtctatttgttgccatagcaaccagtattcttgatgtaggaacaaaatgaaatgacatgcataatctccatattgccatctatccatgtttcaagtttcataaaaaatatcaagaacttttagagttttcgcaggatccagaaaagtgtgactgactgacagacagaaagagtgcaaaccataagtcccctccggcgaaaccggtaggggacaatagggcatatttaatcaaaatttgtATCATTTGACCTCAGTGTTTTGCCTTGACCTTAACTCTAGAAAGCTGAGTTTTACCTTTGACAAGCATAAAGGAGAACAATTGTAGCAagttattaaacaagagctgtcagagtgatcatttaatagatgatctttaaaaaataagaaaagaaaaaaaaatgggggggggggtggggggggtggggggggggtggggggttctGGGGGggagcgtgggggatggtttaagtggagtgcattgtggtatgtaaggtaagtgttgttttgttaaactttaacatagatttatcaataatatgcatattctaagtataaaaggggccataattctgtcagaatgcttgatacagttgtctgctcttgtttataggttggggtcatgttggtaaagaagtatgcaaaatatgaaagcaatatgtcaagggacacaggaaatacttggggtagtacgcaaactttaacatagattaatcaataatatgcatattaattctaagtataaaaggggacaATAATTCTGTAAATAATtatatgcttgatacagttgtctgctcttgtttatagagtggggtcatgattgttaacaagtatgcaaaatatgaaagcaatatgtcaagggacacaggaaatatttggggtagtacgcaaacttcaacatatatttatcaataatatgcatactcTAAGTATaaagtgcaaaatatgaaagcaatatgtcaaaggacattgaaaatatttggggtagtacgcaaacttaaacatttgcacgaaAACGGACACGAGAACGGCAACGCCAacatgagtaggatagctccactatatacatattccatatataatagtggagctaaaaatctcTTGGTGCACAGTGAAGTTAAGGCTAAATAACAGTGTGTCATGACTATGTCTGTTATGAAAAGCACCATTTATGGAACCTACATTTGCTTAAATATGCtgtctgattttttttatgaattgtttGGTTTAGGCAAGCCAGAATTTTCATTTGTGCTGTTTCTTATGTGAGCacacaatttaaacaaatgaaacCTTACCTTATGAACACAGATCAATATGGGCGTTTTTAACCATGTTGTTTTAACCATATCGAGAGAATTAAATTAAGatctatatatttgttttgaaggtatttaataataaaatttaaagtcTGACTAACAGCAGTGATAATTGAAAAGGTGCATAACGCATATGGAATACCTGCCTCTGCCTACTTTATTCATTTGTAGCAAGTTGTAGgatttatttcagcaaaatttgAAGTtgcttgttttttgtattttttcaaaatgtcttaaaataaattaagttacaaaggttttatattttaaataataccacCAAAGACAAAAAATGTGTTGGAACTGAAGCTCAAAGACGGAATCTCTTGAATCAAAAGCTGAAACGTTAACCACTTAACCTTGAAGGCTTTTAAATTAAGTGGCATAAATTGTAGATGAAAAAGCATTACAAACGCATTATTATTTTTCCAACATTGTTTGATTATTATCAATACGGAAACATTTCTTTATAACGTTTTTCTCAGTCAGTAATTTTGCTTGTATAAATGTAATGGATATTTTGAATCTACGCCCTctgttttaattgtcatttttctaaactgtgaACAAATCTCTTGAACGTAGTTTTGCAGGACTAAAAAATGAACTGGCAAAACTTCATATCAAAGGTACACAACAATGTCATGCAAGTTTGAACTTTGTACCTGCAcattaaacaagaatatcagtgaaactgatggatgctccccgatgatgcgctttgtcaatctatgtgtgaataaccacctaaaaaaatctattataagccttgtagatcttgaccttgaccccagtgacctcatcaaaaggtagaggtgcatgcaaggtacctacatgccaaatatgtaagagatcagtaaaatattgaaggcgctatgagaaactgtaacaaaattgtgacgaaaaaatctattattagcctcggtgaccttgaccccagtgacctcaaacctcatcaaaaggtagaagtccatgaAAGGTAACTACTTGCCAAATATATAAaaagagatcggaaaaatattgaaggtgctatgagaaactgtaacaaaattgtgaggggaaaatctattattagcctaggtgaccttgaccccagtgacctcaaacctcatcaaaaggtagaggtccattcaaggtaaaatattgaaggcgctatgagaaactgtaacaaaagtgtgacggaaggaaagaagtaaggaagtatggaagtaaggaagtaaggaacttcaaactggcaactatatgctccccaaaaattttcggggagcGTATAAATTGTAGGAGAACTTTGTCAACAAGTTTGTGTCTA is part of the Dreissena polymorpha isolate Duluth1 unplaced genomic scaffold, UMN_Dpol_1.0 chrUn030, whole genome shotgun sequence genome and harbors:
- the LOC127863722 gene encoding probable maltase-glucoamylase 2, whose translation is MASLIKFSRSLLLVAFFLPLTPAPMTYGYEPFATNRRTSHFIHMFTTRFGSDFHNRSIAYTPEATSNTPNKLSALTSRLQNQSISQRELNVTRLLTTATNAPSTSLTPSTSRPTMATPPAIPSAATAPITPSPAHALSTSLTPSTTRPTIVTPPAIPSAATAPITPSPAHGGLGMVINILFAILVVVVAILLVITTRCLLSLKGSIEKATNYRKPEKIPL